In one Vidua chalybeata isolate OUT-0048 chromosome 4, bVidCha1 merged haplotype, whole genome shotgun sequence genomic region, the following are encoded:
- the BDH2 gene encoding dehydrogenase/reductase SDR family member 6 isoform X2, with protein sequence MAFAKEGAKVIATDINESKLQELGKYPGIQIRVLDVTKKEQIENLAREIEKIDVLCNIAGFVHHGTILECEEQDWDFTMNLNVRSMYLMIKTFLPKMLKQKSGNIINMSSVASSIKGVVNRCVYSTSKAAVIGLTKAVAADFIEQGIRCNCICPGTVDTPSLQERIQARPNPEQALKDFLARQKTGRMATVEEVAHLFVYLASDESAYVTGNELIIDGGWSL encoded by the exons ATG GCTTTTGCTAAAGAAGGAGCCAAAGTCATTGCTACAGACATCAATGAATCGAAACTGCAAGAACTGGGGAAATATCCAG GCATTCAAATACGGGTTCTGGATGTCACCAAAAAGGAGCAGATCGAAAATCTGGCCAGGGAGATTGAAAAGATTGATGTCCTCTGCAACATTGCAGG GTTTGTTCATCATGGAACCATTCTGGAGTGTGAGGAGCAAGACTGGGACTTCACAATGAACCTCAATGTTCGCAGCATGTACCTAATGATCAAGACATTCCTTCCAAAG ATGCTTAAACAGAAATCTGgaaatattataaatatgtCTTCTGTGGCATCCAGCATCAAAG GAGTTGTGAACAGGTGTGTCTACAGTACTTCAAAGGCAGCAGTTATTGGGCTAACaaaggctgtggctgctgatTTCATTGAACAAGGCATCAGATGTAACTGCATATGTCCTG GAACTGTTGACACACCATCTTTACAGGAAAGAATCCAAGCCCGGCCTAACCCAGAACAG GCATTGAAAGACTTTCTAGCCAGACAGAAGACTGGCAGGATGGCTACTGTGGAAGAAGTGGCCCATCTCTTTGTGTACTTGGCCTCTGATGAA TCTGCCTATGTGACTGGTAATGAATTAATCATCGATGGAGGATGGAGCTTGTGA
- the BDH2 gene encoding dehydrogenase/reductase SDR family member 6 isoform X1, giving the protein MGRLDGKIILLSAAAQGIGRAAAIAFAKEGAKVIATDINESKLQELGKYPGIQIRVLDVTKKEQIENLAREIEKIDVLCNIAGFVHHGTILECEEQDWDFTMNLNVRSMYLMIKTFLPKMLKQKSGNIINMSSVASSIKGVVNRCVYSTSKAAVIGLTKAVAADFIEQGIRCNCICPGTVDTPSLQERIQARPNPEQALKDFLARQKTGRMATVEEVAHLFVYLASDESAYVTGNELIIDGGWSL; this is encoded by the exons ATGGGGCGGCTGGATGGGAAGATCATCCTGttgtctgcagcagcacagggcattGGCCGGGCAGCTGCTATT GCTTTTGCTAAAGAAGGAGCCAAAGTCATTGCTACAGACATCAATGAATCGAAACTGCAAGAACTGGGGAAATATCCAG GCATTCAAATACGGGTTCTGGATGTCACCAAAAAGGAGCAGATCGAAAATCTGGCCAGGGAGATTGAAAAGATTGATGTCCTCTGCAACATTGCAGG GTTTGTTCATCATGGAACCATTCTGGAGTGTGAGGAGCAAGACTGGGACTTCACAATGAACCTCAATGTTCGCAGCATGTACCTAATGATCAAGACATTCCTTCCAAAG ATGCTTAAACAGAAATCTGgaaatattataaatatgtCTTCTGTGGCATCCAGCATCAAAG GAGTTGTGAACAGGTGTGTCTACAGTACTTCAAAGGCAGCAGTTATTGGGCTAACaaaggctgtggctgctgatTTCATTGAACAAGGCATCAGATGTAACTGCATATGTCCTG GAACTGTTGACACACCATCTTTACAGGAAAGAATCCAAGCCCGGCCTAACCCAGAACAG GCATTGAAAGACTTTCTAGCCAGACAGAAGACTGGCAGGATGGCTACTGTGGAAGAAGTGGCCCATCTCTTTGTGTACTTGGCCTCTGATGAA TCTGCCTATGTGACTGGTAATGAATTAATCATCGATGGAGGATGGAGCTTGTGA